In Oncorhynchus clarkii lewisi isolate Uvic-CL-2024 chromosome 16, UVic_Ocla_1.0, whole genome shotgun sequence, one genomic interval encodes:
- the LOC139368649 gene encoding matrix metalloproteinase-23-like isoform X1 — translation MEGDIATMVCQTFRSLQRGDFSTLLLAVAVLGILFEGMQETTAFPTWRIEEEVHTSGVLMIGIRKDARTQVLHLSRNKRYTLTPEKLKWDKFKLTYKLLSFPRNLMNASDTRRGIAKAFTMWSDVSPFSFREVPADQEADIKIGFYPINHTDCLQSYLHHCFDGITGELAHAFFPPTGEIHFDDHEYWILGNMRFSWKKGVWLTDLVHVAAHEIGHVLGLMHSLNPKAIMHLNATLTGRKLITQDEVWGLHRLYGCLDRLFICPAWARKGYCDSKRKLMQKHCPSSCDFCYEFPFPTVAPTPTPQRTKHKLVAEGKKLTFRCGKKIAAKAGKVYWYKDGEILEYSHPGYISLKDDHISIVANAINEGTYTCIVRKKNKVLTNYSWRVRVRF, via the exons ATGGAAGGTGATATCGCAACGATGGTGTGTCAGACGTTCAGAAGTTTACAAAGAGGCGACTTCAGTACTCTTCTGCTGGCTGTGGCGGTGCTTGGGATTCTGTTTGAAGGGATGCAAGAAACCACGGCATTTCCCACCTGGAGAATAGAG GAAGAAGTTCACACCTCTGGTGTGTTAATGATTGGGATTCGCAAAGATGCCCGCACGCAGGTCCTCCACCTCTCCAGGAACAAGCGCTATACCCTCACCCCTGAGAAACTCAAATGGGACAAGTTCAAGCTCACTTACAA GCTGCTCTCTTTCCCAAGGAACCTGATGAATGCCAGTGACACGCGCCGTGGCATTGCCAAAGCCTTCACTATGTGGAGTGATGTCTCGCCCTTCAGCTTTAGAGAGGTGCCCGCTGACCAGGAGGCAGACATCAAGATAG GCTTCTACCCCATCAACCACACAGACTGTCTGCAGTCCTACTTGCACCACTGTTTCGACGGCATCACCGGCGAACTGGCACATGCTTTCTTCCCTCCGACGGGCGAGATCCACTTTGACGACCATGAGTATTGGATTCTGGGAAACATGCGCTTCAGCTGGAAAAAAG GGGTGTGGCTGACAGACTTGGTCCATGTAGCGGCTCACGAGATTGGCCACGTCCTGGGCCTCATGCACTCCCTGAACCCCAAGGCCATCATGCACCTGAACGCAACTCTAACGGGGCGCAAGCTCATCACACAGGACGAGGTGTGGGGCCTGCACCGACTCTATG GATGTTTGGATAGATTATTTATCTGTCCAGCCTGGGCGCGGAAAGGCTATTGCGACAGCAAGCGCAAGCTCATGCAGAAGCACTGCCCCTCGAGCTGTGATTTCTGTTACG AGTTCCCCTTCCCCactgtggcccccacccccaccccccaacgGACCAAACACAAGCTTGTGGCTGAGGGGAAGAAGCTCACCTTCCGATGTGGGAAGAAAATTGCAGCAAAGGCAGGCAAAGTATA CTGGTACAAGGACGGAGAGATTCTGGAGTACTCCCACCCTGGCTACATCTCCCTAAAAGACGACCACATCAGTATCGTGGCCAACGCCATCAACGAGGGCACATACACCTGCATCGTGAGGAAAAAGAACAAGGTCCTCACCAACTACTCCTGGAGGGTACGAGTGCGCTTCTGA
- the LOC139368649 gene encoding matrix metalloproteinase-23-like isoform X2 has protein sequence MIGIRKDARTQVLHLSRNKRYTLTPEKLKWDKFKLTYKLLSFPRNLMNASDTRRGIAKAFTMWSDVSPFSFREVPADQEADIKIGFYPINHTDCLQSYLHHCFDGITGELAHAFFPPTGEIHFDDHEYWILGNMRFSWKKGVWLTDLVHVAAHEIGHVLGLMHSLNPKAIMHLNATLTGRKLITQDEVWGLHRLYGCLDRLFICPAWARKGYCDSKRKLMQKHCPSSCDFCYEFPFPTVAPTPTPQRTKHKLVAEGKKLTFRCGKKIAAKAGKVYWYKDGEILEYSHPGYISLKDDHISIVANAINEGTYTCIVRKKNKVLTNYSWRVRVRF, from the exons ATGATTGGGATTCGCAAAGATGCCCGCACGCAGGTCCTCCACCTCTCCAGGAACAAGCGCTATACCCTCACCCCTGAGAAACTCAAATGGGACAAGTTCAAGCTCACTTACAA GCTGCTCTCTTTCCCAAGGAACCTGATGAATGCCAGTGACACGCGCCGTGGCATTGCCAAAGCCTTCACTATGTGGAGTGATGTCTCGCCCTTCAGCTTTAGAGAGGTGCCCGCTGACCAGGAGGCAGACATCAAGATAG GCTTCTACCCCATCAACCACACAGACTGTCTGCAGTCCTACTTGCACCACTGTTTCGACGGCATCACCGGCGAACTGGCACATGCTTTCTTCCCTCCGACGGGCGAGATCCACTTTGACGACCATGAGTATTGGATTCTGGGAAACATGCGCTTCAGCTGGAAAAAAG GGGTGTGGCTGACAGACTTGGTCCATGTAGCGGCTCACGAGATTGGCCACGTCCTGGGCCTCATGCACTCCCTGAACCCCAAGGCCATCATGCACCTGAACGCAACTCTAACGGGGCGCAAGCTCATCACACAGGACGAGGTGTGGGGCCTGCACCGACTCTATG GATGTTTGGATAGATTATTTATCTGTCCAGCCTGGGCGCGGAAAGGCTATTGCGACAGCAAGCGCAAGCTCATGCAGAAGCACTGCCCCTCGAGCTGTGATTTCTGTTACG AGTTCCCCTTCCCCactgtggcccccacccccaccccccaacgGACCAAACACAAGCTTGTGGCTGAGGGGAAGAAGCTCACCTTCCGATGTGGGAAGAAAATTGCAGCAAAGGCAGGCAAAGTATA CTGGTACAAGGACGGAGAGATTCTGGAGTACTCCCACCCTGGCTACATCTCCCTAAAAGACGACCACATCAGTATCGTGGCCAACGCCATCAACGAGGGCACATACACCTGCATCGTGAGGAAAAAGAACAAGGTCCTCACCAACTACTCCTGGAGGGTACGAGTGCGCTTCTGA
- the LOC139367678 gene encoding ubiA prenyltransferase domain-containing protein 1-like, with protein MAVGQKPSSAETIVLAGLNGHSETRHTGLNDTLQNHSADQRSSGRARVRRDMRYKCAAYVLALRPWSFSASLTPVALGSALAYKLEGSVDLVILMVCAVAVLVVHGAGNLVNTYYDFSKGIDHKKSDDRTLVDEILAPQDVVMFGALLYSLGCLCATLLYFLSTLRMEHLALIYFGGLSSSFLYTGGIGLKYVALGDVVILITFGPLAVMFAHAVQVGYLSVLPLVYAVPLALNTEAILHSNNTRDMDSDKQAGIVTLAILIGPTLSYILFNILLFVPYVLFCILATHYTISMALPLLTLPMAFPLERQFRSQCYSKIPQKTAKLNLLMGLFYVFGIILAPQGSLPLL; from the exons ATGGCTGTGGGGCAGAAACCAAGCAGTGCAGAGACAATTGTTTTGGCTGGATTGAATGGACATAGTGAGacaaggcacaccggtttgaaTGACACTCTGCAGAATCACTCTGCCGACCAGCGAAGCTCGGGGAGGGCCAGAGTCAGACGCGACATGAGGTACAAGTGTGCTGCTTATGTGCTGGCCCTGCGGCCGTGGAGTTTCAGCGCCTCCCTCACACCGGTGGCTCTGGGCAGTGCCCTGGCCTACAAGCTGGAGGGCTCTGTGGACTTGGTCATCCTCATGGTGTGTGCCGTGGCAGTGCTGGTGGTGCACGGGGCAGGGAATCTGGTTAACACTTACTATGACTTCTCCAAAGGGATTGACCACAAGAAGAGCGACGATAGGACTCTGGTGGATGAGATCCTGGCGCCGCAGGACGTGGTCATGTTCGGAGCGCTGCTCTACTCTCTGGGCTGCTTGTGTGCCACCCTGCTCTACTTTCTCTCCACGTTGAGGATGGAGCATCTGGCCCTTATTTATTTTGGAGGGCTCTCCAGCTCTTTTCTGTACACGGGAG GCATTGGTCTTAAATATGTGGCACTGGGGGACGTGGTGATCCTGATCACGTTTGGCCCCCTGGCGGTCATGTTTGCCCACGCCGTGCAGGTGGGTTACCTGTCTGTCCTGCCTCTGGTCTACGCCGTCCCCCTGGCCCTCAACACAGAGGCTATCCTCCACAGCAACAATACCAGAGACATGGACTCTGACAAACAGGCGGGCATCGTCACTCTGGCCATTCTCATCGGGCCCACGTTGTCCTACATCCTCTTCAACATCCTGCTGTTTGTCCCTTATGTGCTCTTCTGCATCCTGGCCACCCACTACACCATCAGCATGGCCCTGCCCCTGCTCACGTTGCCCATGGCCTTCCCCCTAGAGAGGCAGTTCCGCAGCCAGTGCTATTCCAAGATCCCCCAAAAGACAGCCAAGCTCAACCTCTTGATGGGACTTTTCTATGTCTTTGGGATCATTCTGGCACCTCAAGGCAGCTTACCGCTACTGTGA